From the genome of Odocoileus virginianus isolate 20LAN1187 ecotype Illinois chromosome 16, Ovbor_1.2, whole genome shotgun sequence, one region includes:
- the STOML1 gene encoding stomatin-like protein 1 isoform X3, whose protein sequence is MIVFRLGRIRTPQGPGMVLLLPFIDSFQRVDLRTRAFNVPPCKLASKDGAVLSVGADVQFRIWDPVLSVMTVKDLNTATRMTAQNAMTKALLRRPLREIQMETLKISDQLLLEINDVTRAWGLEVDRVELAVEAVLQPPQDSPAGPSLDSSLQQLALHLLGSSVTSGAGAARLPGPADSLEMVSEVEPSAPHGGARSSPKQPVAEGLLTALKPFLSEALVSQVGACYQFNVVLPSGPQNIYFLDLTAGQGRVGRGVPDVIPDVVVELSEEDLQALLCRELRPLGAYMSGRLKVKGDLAVAMKLEAVLRALK, encoded by the exons ATGATCGTGTTTCGACTGGGCCGGATCCGCACCCCTCAAGGACCCGGTAtggttctcctcctgcccttcatcGACTCTTTTCAGAGGGTAGATCTGAGGACACGAGCCTTCAATGTTCCTCCCTGCAAG TTGGCCTCTAAGGATGGGGCTGTGCTATCCGTGGGGGCTGATGTCCAGTTCCGCATCTGGGACCCGGTACTGTCGGTGATGACGGTGAAGGACCTGAACACGGCCACACGCATGACCGCCCAGAACGCCATGACCAAGGCCCTGCTCAGGAGGCCCCTGCGAGAGATCCAGATGGAGACGCTCAAGATCAGCGACCAGCTCCTG CTGGAGATCAACGATGTGaccagggcctgggggctggaggTGGACCGCGTGGAGCTGGCAGTGGAGGCCGTGCTCCAGCCACCCCAGGACAGCCCAGCGGGGCCCAGCCTGGATAGCTCCCTGCAGCAGCTGGCCCTCCACCTCCTGGGAAGCAGTGTCACTTCAGGGGCAGGAGCTGCCCGGCTCCCTGGACCAG CAGATTCCTTGGAGATGGTGAGCGAGGTTGAGCCGTCTGCCCCTCATGGGGGTGCCAGGTCCAGCCCCAAGCAGCCTGTGGCTGAGGGGCTGCTGACGGCTCTGAAGCCCTTCCTGTCGGAGGCCCTGGTCAGCCAGGTCGGGGCCTGCTACCAGTTCAACGTCGTCCTGCCCAGCGGCCCCCAGAACATCTACTTCCTGGATCTCACTGCAG ggCAAGGGAGGGTGGGACGCGGAGTGCCTGATGTCATCCCTGACGTGGTGGTGGAGCTGTCCGAGGAGGACCTGCAGGCCCTGTTGTGCAGGGAGCTGCGGCCCCTGGGGGCCTACATGAGTGGGCGGTTGAAGGTGAAGGGTGACCTGGCCGTGGCCATGAAGCTGGAGGCTGTCCTCAGGGCCTTGAAGTAG
- the STOML1 gene encoding stomatin-like protein 1 isoform X1: protein MLGRSGYRALPLGDFDRFQQSNFGFLGSQKGCLSPEPGGVGPGADAPQSWPSCFCHGLISFLGFLLLLITFPISGWFALKIVPTYERMIVFRLGRIRTPQGPGMVLLLPFIDSFQRVDLRTRAFNVPPCKLASKDGAVLSVGADVQFRIWDPVLSVMTVKDLNTATRMTAQNAMTKALLRRPLREIQMETLKISDQLLLEINDVTRAWGLEVDRVELAVEAVLQPPQDSPAGPSLDSSLQQLALHLLGSSVTSGAGAARLPGPADSLEMVSEVEPSAPHGGARSSPKQPVAEGLLTALKPFLSEALVSQVGACYQFNVVLPSGPQNIYFLDLTAGQGRVGRGVPDVIPDVVVELSEEDLQALLCRELRPLGAYMSGRLKVKGDLAVAMKLEAVLRALK from the exons ATGCTTGGCAGGTCTGGGTACCGGGCGCTGCCTTTGGGGGACTTTGACCGTTTCCAGCAGTCGAACTTCGGCTTCCTGGGCTCGCAGAAGGGCTGCTTGTCCCCGGAGCCGGGCGGCGTGGGGCCGGGGGCCG ATGCACCTCAGAGCTGGCCCTCCTGCTTCTGTCATGGCCTCATCAGTTTCCTGGGGTTCTTGCTGCTGCTGATCACCTTCCCCATTTCTGGTTGGTTTGCCCTGAAG ATTGTGCCCACCTATGAGCGCATGATCGTGTTTCGACTGGGCCGGATCCGCACCCCTCAAGGACCCGGTAtggttctcctcctgcccttcatcGACTCTTTTCAGAGGGTAGATCTGAGGACACGAGCCTTCAATGTTCCTCCCTGCAAG TTGGCCTCTAAGGATGGGGCTGTGCTATCCGTGGGGGCTGATGTCCAGTTCCGCATCTGGGACCCGGTACTGTCGGTGATGACGGTGAAGGACCTGAACACGGCCACACGCATGACCGCCCAGAACGCCATGACCAAGGCCCTGCTCAGGAGGCCCCTGCGAGAGATCCAGATGGAGACGCTCAAGATCAGCGACCAGCTCCTG CTGGAGATCAACGATGTGaccagggcctgggggctggaggTGGACCGCGTGGAGCTGGCAGTGGAGGCCGTGCTCCAGCCACCCCAGGACAGCCCAGCGGGGCCCAGCCTGGATAGCTCCCTGCAGCAGCTGGCCCTCCACCTCCTGGGAAGCAGTGTCACTTCAGGGGCAGGAGCTGCCCGGCTCCCTGGACCAG CAGATTCCTTGGAGATGGTGAGCGAGGTTGAGCCGTCTGCCCCTCATGGGGGTGCCAGGTCCAGCCCCAAGCAGCCTGTGGCTGAGGGGCTGCTGACGGCTCTGAAGCCCTTCCTGTCGGAGGCCCTGGTCAGCCAGGTCGGGGCCTGCTACCAGTTCAACGTCGTCCTGCCCAGCGGCCCCCAGAACATCTACTTCCTGGATCTCACTGCAG ggCAAGGGAGGGTGGGACGCGGAGTGCCTGATGTCATCCCTGACGTGGTGGTGGAGCTGTCCGAGGAGGACCTGCAGGCCCTGTTGTGCAGGGAGCTGCGGCCCCTGGGGGCCTACATGAGTGGGCGGTTGAAGGTGAAGGGTGACCTGGCCGTGGCCATGAAGCTGGAGGCTGTCCTCAGGGCCTTGAAGTAG
- the STOML1 gene encoding stomatin-like protein 1 isoform X2 has translation MLGRSGYRALPLGDFDRFQQSNFGFLGSQKGCLSPEPGGVGPGADAPQSWPSCFCHGLISFLGFLLLLITFPISGWFALKIVPTYERMIVFRLGRIRTPQGPGMVLLLPFIDSFQRVDLRTRAFNVPPCKLASKDGAVLSVGADVQFRIWDPVLSVMTVKDLNTATRMTAQNAMTKALLRRPLREIQMETLKISDQLLLEINDVTRAWGLEVDRVELAVEAVLQPPQDSPAGPSLDSSLQQLALHLLGSSVTSGAGAARLPGPDSLEMVSEVEPSAPHGGARSSPKQPVAEGLLTALKPFLSEALVSQVGACYQFNVVLPSGPQNIYFLDLTAGQGRVGRGVPDVIPDVVVELSEEDLQALLCRELRPLGAYMSGRLKVKGDLAVAMKLEAVLRALK, from the exons ATGCTTGGCAGGTCTGGGTACCGGGCGCTGCCTTTGGGGGACTTTGACCGTTTCCAGCAGTCGAACTTCGGCTTCCTGGGCTCGCAGAAGGGCTGCTTGTCCCCGGAGCCGGGCGGCGTGGGGCCGGGGGCCG ATGCACCTCAGAGCTGGCCCTCCTGCTTCTGTCATGGCCTCATCAGTTTCCTGGGGTTCTTGCTGCTGCTGATCACCTTCCCCATTTCTGGTTGGTTTGCCCTGAAG ATTGTGCCCACCTATGAGCGCATGATCGTGTTTCGACTGGGCCGGATCCGCACCCCTCAAGGACCCGGTAtggttctcctcctgcccttcatcGACTCTTTTCAGAGGGTAGATCTGAGGACACGAGCCTTCAATGTTCCTCCCTGCAAG TTGGCCTCTAAGGATGGGGCTGTGCTATCCGTGGGGGCTGATGTCCAGTTCCGCATCTGGGACCCGGTACTGTCGGTGATGACGGTGAAGGACCTGAACACGGCCACACGCATGACCGCCCAGAACGCCATGACCAAGGCCCTGCTCAGGAGGCCCCTGCGAGAGATCCAGATGGAGACGCTCAAGATCAGCGACCAGCTCCTG CTGGAGATCAACGATGTGaccagggcctgggggctggaggTGGACCGCGTGGAGCTGGCAGTGGAGGCCGTGCTCCAGCCACCCCAGGACAGCCCAGCGGGGCCCAGCCTGGATAGCTCCCTGCAGCAGCTGGCCCTCCACCTCCTGGGAAGCAGTGTCACTTCAGGGGCAGGAGCTGCCCGGCTCCCTGGACCAG ATTCCTTGGAGATGGTGAGCGAGGTTGAGCCGTCTGCCCCTCATGGGGGTGCCAGGTCCAGCCCCAAGCAGCCTGTGGCTGAGGGGCTGCTGACGGCTCTGAAGCCCTTCCTGTCGGAGGCCCTGGTCAGCCAGGTCGGGGCCTGCTACCAGTTCAACGTCGTCCTGCCCAGCGGCCCCCAGAACATCTACTTCCTGGATCTCACTGCAG ggCAAGGGAGGGTGGGACGCGGAGTGCCTGATGTCATCCCTGACGTGGTGGTGGAGCTGTCCGAGGAGGACCTGCAGGCCCTGTTGTGCAGGGAGCTGCGGCCCCTGGGGGCCTACATGAGTGGGCGGTTGAAGGTGAAGGGTGACCTGGCCGTGGCCATGAAGCTGGAGGCTGTCCTCAGGGCCTTGAAGTAG